The nucleotide window CAGAGGTACCGGGTCGGGTGACCGAGACACCCTTCTGTGGCCCAGCGGACATCGCGGTCACAATTTGATCCTGGGAAAACGACAACCCCAATGGTCATGACTGCGAGAGCTCCAGAGTCCAGTTCTCGATCACAGGATTGGCCAGAAGGCGATCACTGAGCAGTTCAACCCTGCGCCGCGCCTCTGCCTCATCAGGCGCATCCAATTCCAATTCCACTGCTTTGCCGATGCGGAGATGGGTAATCCCATCCACTCCAAGTCGCTGGGCAGCGGCACGGGTGGCTTCTCCCGCGGGATCGAGGACCGATGGGCGCAGTTGCACCAGAACGCGGGCTTGAAAACGCGGCACGAGCTCTGAACGGGGATTGTTAAATCTTGACAGGCCAGGGACCCGCAAAGACTCTGCCGATTGCACGTTGAAGACAGTTGAGTCAACCCGCTGACGCGTGACTGCCTCCAGCAACGCTGTTCGTCAATCCGCCGCTCTGCTGATGGTCGCAGTGTCTGTCTTCTCGACTCCGGCCAAGACTGAATCCGCTTCAGCCGACGCAATGGAGTGTCGCAATGCGAATCAGGCCTGGTCTCCCTGCCGCTACGTGAGCGAACAACCGGGAGCTCGCTGGGAGCTGGCGTTCAGCAACCAAGTGGTGCGTTTTCAGCACGATGGCAGCGGCACGATGCAGATGCAGATCGGAGACCAGACCCCCTGGGCCGAGGTGCAGACGCGCTGGAGTGCGGATGGAACGCTCTGCTGGAACACGGTCTGCGCCCGCGGCGACATTCCGCTGGACTGAGGTCAGCTTTCAAACGTGGCATTCACCGACAGCTCAAAGGGCACGGCAGATGTCGGCAGATTGAGCAGGTTGGCGCAGAGAGTCGCGAGGTCGCCCGGCTGCGTCATCAATTCGGGTGCCAGAGGACTCGTTGCGCGTGCCATATCGGTGTTCACCCAGCCTGGACAGATGGCGGTCACGCGGATTCCCTGATCCCAGCCTTCGTTGCGCATCGCCTGGCAGAGGCCCATCAAGGCGAACTTGCTGGCCGAATAACCCGCCAGCTTGCCCTTGCAGCGTTTTCCGCTCATGGAGACCAATACCTGAATCCGACCCTTTTGTGAGGCCACCAGCGCCGGCCAGGCTGCACGCGTCAGCCACCAGGGGCCCTTCACATTCACACTCCAGAGCTCGTCGGGCTCATCGGACTGCGCATCACTGAACAGCAACGGTGTGTTCCTGAGGATTCCTGCGCAGTGGATCAGGGTGTCGAGTGCTCCGAACGCCTGCTGCACCGCCTGCACAGCCCGCTCCGCATCCTCTGGATCCCTGGCGTCGTAGCGACAGAGCGAGAGGGCATCGCCATGGAGATGCGGATCAAGCCCTGTGTTGCGGAGGCGTTCAGGATCGCGAACAGCCAGACAAAGGCGATGTCCCTGAGACAGCAGCAAGGTGGCAATCGACCGGCCGATACCCCGGCTCGCACCTGTGATCAGAACCGTTCGCATAGTGGGATGACGTAGAGGAAGGCAAACCCATGGCGGACTGGACCCAGGCATTCCAAGGCTGGAACCTGAGCTGGAAAAGCCTGCTCAGCAATCAACAGGGGGAATGGTGGCTGGTGGCCCAGCTGCTGCTGATCGTGGGGCATCTGGCTCGTCCATGGCCGAGCCTGAACGCGCTTGGCGTCCACTGGCCGCTGGCAACAACAATGATTGGCCTTGGGGTCTTGGCCGCAGGACTGTGGATGGCGGTTCAGGGATTCCGTGCCCTGGGACCAAGTCTCTCGCCCTTGCCGGAACCCAAAAAGGGGGCTGCACTGGTTACGACAGGGGTGTATACCCACTGCCGCCATCCTCTTTACAGAGCGGTTTTGGTGTGTTCCTTCGGAGTGACCCTCGCCTTGGGAAGTCTGCTGCACATGGCTTTGCTTCTCGGTCTGGTGGTTGTCCTCACAGGAAAGGCGCACCGGGAAGAGCGTGAACTGCTCAAATGCTGCCCCAATTACGCGGACTACATGAAAACCACAGCATCAATCGTGGCTCATATCCCTGGCCTGGACTGGCGCGCAACAGGGGCCGGATAAGAAACCGTTTATTTATTTTTGAACTGATAAGGATTGCCCGTAAGACAGGTTCGTTTTTCTGTCAGCGGGATGCAAATCGTCCGAGACCGCCAAACCCTCTGCCGCTTCTTTGTACAAGCGGTTGTGGCCACAGCCTTGATCGGACTGGCTGTTCCCTCCGCAGCGCGCGCTGACCTTCGGGATGGCGAGCGTCCGTCCCTGATGGCCCTGCTCGAGCCCGTTGAACCGCAGACTGAGCCTGTCCCCACCCTTGTCCTGGAAAGGACCGACCGCCGCATCACCTCAACGGGCGATCCGATCTGGGATCTGAGGCTCGAGATTCCAGGGAAACCCACGCGTCGTTTTGACGCCGTCAGCGGACGGGCCAATCGTCAGAACGCTGACCGCGACCGCATGGGAAGCCGGGCCCCCCTGCCTGCAGGCACCTACAGCGTTGGCCCGGTGGAACCCCTCGCCGACGGGGCCTATCCCGAGCTCGGCCCTGTCTGGATCAGCATCGAGCCCACGTTCACAACAGGGCGCAGAGTTCTGGGAATCCACCAGGACCCGAGCGCCGGTCGCCTAAATACCCAGAGCGGCACTCTTGGTTGCATCGGCCTGGTGAACCGCAAGGACATGCTCGATCTCTCCGCTCTGATCGAACGGTCAGGAACCCAGCGACTTGTGGTGATGAACTGAAAGGTGCAACCACGCCTTTTGCAGCGCTAGCGACTGGTCAGAAGCCTGCTCTCGAGACTCTCCGCTGCACCCTTTTGGAGGCCGATCACGACGAGCTCGAGACCGATGCCTTCAGCAGGCATCCAGGCATGGTCCGGAGCTGCCTCAAACCAGCTGTCCAACCTGGGGCCGACCATCTGAATCTGTAAAGGGAGGCTCTTCCCTGGAAGCCAGACACGACCTTTGAGTCGGATCACGTGATGCGTGCGGACGAACTCCGGCAGGAGCCGCTCAAGCGTGGTGCGATCAAAGGATCCATCCAGCCGGATCTGACCGCTGATGGCCTCCACATGGCTGTGATCGTGATGATCGTGATCGTGATCGTGATCGTGATCGTGATGATCGTGATCGTGATCGTGATGCCCAGTTTCGTCAGCGTGATCAGCGCGTTGGCGCGATTCAAGGGACTCAAGCCCGAGCACCAGAGCTGGATCAACCTGCCCTCGGCTGATCGCCAATGTGCTCGCACCGGGACGCAGCCGCGGCTCGATTGCCTCCAAAACGGTCTCCAATTGCGGAGGCTGTAAACAATCGGAACGGCTGATCAACACCAGATCCGCAGCCTGAAGCTGGTCCTCGAACAGATCCTCAATAGCGGTGAGGTGGTCAAGGCTCTGATCCTCCTGTCGCTGACGTTCCAGCGCCTCAGGATCACCGACGGGACTGCCACCACTCATCGCTTCACCATCCACAACGGTGACAACCCCGTTCACATGCACCCGCCGACGGATGGCAGGCCACTCCAGAGCCTGGAGCAGGGGACGGGGAAGGGCCAGACCACTCGTTTCAACAACAATCCCATCAAGCTGATCCGATCGCTCTAGGAGCGTTTCCATCGTGGGCAGGAAATCGTCCTGAACGGTGCAGCAGAGGCAACCGTTGTTGAGTTCCACAAGGCGGCTTTCCACCTCATCCTCCGGGCAGAAACCGCAGCTGCGGATCAGATCGCCATCGAGCCCGACGGTGCCGAACTCATTCACCATCACGGCAAGACGCTGACCGCTCTGGGTGAGAAGGTGACGAAGAACTGTGGTTTTACCGGCGCCAAGAAAGCCGGTGATCACTGTGACGGGAAGTCGCTTGGCCATCAACGGCAACCCAGAGATTCCTTGGTGCTCACACCACTGAGGCTGTTCACTCCGCTGGCGCGTCCGCAAAGAGCCTTGAGCTGGGAAAGGTCGATCACGGCATTGGTGAAATCAGTTCCTTCAATCTCAGCGTCGTTGAAGCGGCTCTGCATCAGCATTGCGTTGGTGAAGTTCGCATTGCGCAGATCGGCCCCATCGAACCGGCTGGAGAAAGCAACCACATCCTCAAGATCAGCGCCCCGAAGATCTGCACCCTGAAGCTGTGAGGTGTTGATCACAGCCCCGCGGAGATCGGCTTCCCCGAGATCTACCTCGCGCAGATCAGCCTTGAGAAATTCCTTTTCCTTTAAATCCCGTCCATGCATATCGGACGTGATGTCCTGCACCGCGCGCTGCCCGCGCAGCTCCGGAGCCGTGATCGCCTCAACGGAGGGTCCATCGATCAGAACACCTGTGAATACAACCAAAGCGGCGAGCAAGGCAGTGGTCAGGTGGCGACGCAAGTTGCAGAGAAGCGCAGATACGGGCATGAGGAAGAAGCTCGGCGGGTGCCGGAAGCAGCTGCCGTAATTTGAACAGTCACGTTATGGCAGAGATCTGCCCAGCCACGTGTCATGGCCAAGACTCTTCGGGTGGTGGTTCCACCCCACCCACTCATTGCCCACTGGCTGACAGTGCTGCGCCATGAACGAACGCCAGCAGCTCTGTTCCGAACAGCCATGGAGGAACTGGGCCGATGGCTGAGTTACGAAGCGCTCCGCGATTGGTTGCCGCACCGCCGGGAGGTGGTCAAGACACCACTCGCAAGCACCGAAGGAACGATGGTCGAGGCAGGCGTTCCTTTGCTGGCGGTTCCGATTCTTCCTGGAGGCCTGCACCTTTGGGAGGGGGCACGCCAGGTGCTTCCGAATGCAGATCTATGCCTGGACGGAATCCCCTCTGGAATCGATGCCCAGGC belongs to Synechococcus sp. WH 7805 and includes:
- the cobW gene encoding cobalamin biosynthesis protein CobW; this translates as MAKRLPVTVITGFLGAGKTTVLRHLLTQSGQRLAVMVNEFGTVGLDGDLIRSCGFCPEDEVESRLVELNNGCLCCTVQDDFLPTMETLLERSDQLDGIVVETSGLALPRPLLQALEWPAIRRRVHVNGVVTVVDGEAMSGGSPVGDPEALERQRQEDQSLDHLTAIEDLFEDQLQAADLVLISRSDCLQPPQLETVLEAIEPRLRPGASTLAISRGQVDPALVLGLESLESRQRADHADETGHHDHDHDHHDHDHDHDHDHHDHSHVEAISGQIRLDGSFDRTTLERLLPEFVRTHHVIRLKGRVWLPGKSLPLQIQMVGPRLDSWFEAAPDHAWMPAEGIGLELVVIGLQKGAAESLESRLLTSR
- a CDS encoding uracil phosphoribosyltransferase gives rise to the protein MAKTLRVVVPPHPLIAHWLTVLRHERTPAALFRTAMEELGRWLSYEALRDWLPHRREVVKTPLASTEGTMVEAGVPLLAVPILPGGLHLWEGARQVLPNADLCLDGIPSGIDAQAGLLLFFDQIRDGEGVVSILENLQQEGVDGRRLRVITALCASPGLKRIGEAFPDITIHTACIDADLDEQNRIVPGIGDPLQRLGIRSGQAT
- a CDS encoding pentapeptide repeat-containing protein, yielding MPVSALLCNLRRHLTTALLAALVVFTGVLIDGPSVEAITAPELRGQRAVQDITSDMHGRDLKEKEFLKADLREVDLGEADLRGAVINTSQLQGADLRGADLEDVVAFSSRFDGADLRNANFTNAMLMQSRFNDAEIEGTDFTNAVIDLSQLKALCGRASGVNSLSGVSTKESLGCR
- a CDS encoding isoprenylcysteine carboxylmethyltransferase family protein, yielding MADWTQAFQGWNLSWKSLLSNQQGEWWLVAQLLLIVGHLARPWPSLNALGVHWPLATTMIGLGVLAAGLWMAVQGFRALGPSLSPLPEPKKGAALVTTGVYTHCRHPLYRAVLVCSFGVTLALGSLLHMALLLGLVVVLTGKAHREERELLKCCPNYADYMKTTASIVAHIPGLDWRATGAG
- the purS gene encoding phosphoribosylformylglycinamidine synthase subunit PurS gives rise to the protein MPRFQARVLVQLRPSVLDPAGEATRAAAQRLGVDGITHLRIGKAVELELDAPDEAEARRRVELLSDRLLANPVIENWTLELSQS
- a CDS encoding SDR family NAD(P)-dependent oxidoreductase, which encodes MRTVLITGASRGIGRSIATLLLSQGHRLCLAVRDPERLRNTGLDPHLHGDALSLCRYDARDPEDAERAVQAVQQAFGALDTLIHCAGILRNTPLLFSDAQSDEPDELWSVNVKGPWWLTRAAWPALVASQKGRIQVLVSMSGKRCKGKLAGYSASKFALMGLCQAMRNEGWDQGIRVTAICPGWVNTDMARATSPLAPELMTQPGDLATLCANLLNLPTSAVPFELSVNATFES